The following coding sequences lie in one Crassostrea angulata isolate pt1a10 chromosome 10, ASM2561291v2, whole genome shotgun sequence genomic window:
- the LOC128166374 gene encoding E3 ubiquitin-protein ligase Topors-like produces the protein MEEEKPKKKKSSRCHKKKSSEHIKTSKDTEKPSEKTLSTTGQEKDVADNEGESSRKSNAGSPEGGCPICLGKLDNTSFTDSCFHQFCFTCLKEWTKVKPECPLCKQKYTSILFNVTSYEKYEQISVADIQSANQAENPHHRFRYRTTLTVERRLMLDFPDAARSHIEHDYTLMRPSRTTTTRTHWRRQRESATSDFRRNVYMNGLRALEFRDQRMRERDITPEFFTRNPATLHRLVPWLNRELNALLNNDNNNRQQFLMDFILGLIKTYPISSEEFYNHIYPYLGRRTRQFMHEFETFAKSPYNISAYDQNIVYEPQPIEVISAGESTEEEEEDNDDVIIIDQGGSSNDPIDLSEMDSPPQPPSQTPPPLPQEPYPDEPRQPPREPPAERRTSNTSNPDYTPILDRVRRFLEEPPPHPSSLPSAGWDSPIPGPSWMDTKSDSGGVQEIPLPTTPPVLSTDMASVTLSQEKDPLPPPKKKGGIPIFPPMLTELFNNAGKTAIKIENSDDSDESSIGSDVIFISIENPWEARPAVVLSSDEEGEQNNQHTSKTERKKDRLKHDDRNSTSSKRSRSRHERHHHRYEISSSRSRSRERSHAHHPKKRHKKHKSREYERYRSRSRSRERHGYHPEPNYYNYYDSRFYSSSRPSYEDEYYSRMSRPRLVDDRRDWDYGRSYSRVIEAEYDRPKKYAYRSSSEDSYSHRSKKFKKAKKHKKHKKHKKHKATYISSDSDFDIIAVGRPKPAPVEAQERQDTAEKTSSSAFESGKYKKHPTGHKKKTSSTVPESSTRRETSVACGHAPTSPPDEGIIQEISEGNLCLSPISDGSTDSQMNLLHQTAVSEGSSSKPSTSQPNNKGQSPVNTSINNYLSDISDGASEEGFDPCTNNVVLGNQESRCPSVSMSGNGLCDRFISEGWYRVDDGADIPTSCPSPFQCNTQYPVWMLGTVPTVADGEVQRNACMSSTQGCCSLFWTIKVKNCGSYRVYFLRQTDSCPIAYCFEKKTYSTTTLDSSEESSASSSLQDVTSTSMENSESVTQEGMTSNETDTDGILSPLSSISKQPSTTNKQTDVVSTPYDEVNITSPTSSPDVTHSQVVEEDSPDVLIYVLVAVVGVLCLIITVIILFLWISRRDGRVIKRKDSKNKQQETTKPSNYYSDLPDSETIYYYIDQAKETENNAENEKRASAQDRNMYLDAIQCPVLTDEFRYDEAKEVEEINVLNMGLENKEMYLKMGSGSTKMYLDMGSERRDVYQEFNRRSLQASSGNDVIERTADTGVNPYECPGKVEENHEYASLPNGNSGCSNAAYEAEQHDKIWDSPVESGSRLSSVSYDDVNFDVTNDVRT, from the exons ATGGAAGAagaaaaaccaaagaaaaagaaaagcagCAGATGTCATAAAAAGAAAAGCAGTGAACACATTAAAACTAGTAAAGACACTGAAAAGCCCAGTGAAAAGACTCTATCCACAACAGGACAAGAGAAGGATGTGGCAGACAATGAAGGAGAGAGTAGTCGGAAATCAAATGCAGGTTCTCCAGAAGGTGGCTGTCCAATTTGTCTGGGTAAACTAGACAACACTTCCTTCACAGACAGCTGTTTTCATCAGTTCTGTTTCACTTGTCTGAAAGAGTGGACTAAAGTGAAACCGGAGTGTCCCCTATGCAAACAAAAATACACCAGTATCTTGTTTAACGTCACATCGTATGAGAAGTACGAACAGATAAGTGTTGCTGACATTCAGAGTGCCAATCAAGCGGAGAACCCCCACCATAGGTTCAGGTATCGAACAACGTTGACTGTGGAGAGAAGGTTGATGCTGGACTTTCCAGATGCAGCTAGATCTCACATTGAACATGATTACACTCTGATGAGACCTTCTCGAACAACAACCACGAGGACCCATTGGAGAAGACAACGAGAGAGTGCTACCTCAGACTTTAGGAGAAACGTGTACATGAACGGACTGAGAGCTCTTGAATTTCGTGATCAAAGAATGCGGGAAAGGGACATCACTCCAGAGTTCTTCACCAGGAATCCAGCCACACTGCATAGACTGGTTCCATGGCTAAACCGAGAACTAAATGCTCTGCTGAATAATGACAATAACAATCGTCAGCAGTTTTTAATGGACTTTATTCTTGGGCTGATTAAAACATATCCAATCAGCAGTGAAGAATTTTACAATCATATTTATCCTTATCTAGGTAGGCGCACTAGACAATTTATGCATGAGTTTGAAACTTTTGCCAAAAGTCCATACAACATTAGTGCTTATGACCAGAATATTGTGTATGAACCACAGCCTATTGAGGTGATATCAGCTGGAGAAAGCACAGAAGAAGAGGAGGAGGATAATGATGATGTCATTATCATTGATCAGGGTGGGTCAAGCAATGATCCTATTGACCTCTCTGAAATGGATTCACCACCTCAACCACCTTCCCAAACACCACCACCATTGCCACAGGAACCGTATCCAGATGAACCTCGTCAACCACCGAGAGAACCGCCAGCCGAGCGGAGAACTAGTAATACAAGTAACCCTGACTACACACCAATTCTGGATCGGGTTCGTAGATTCCTTGAGGAACCACCCCCTCATCCTTCAAGCCTTCCTTCTGCTGGATGGGATTCCCCGATACCTGGACCATCATGGATGGACACCAAAAGTGATTCAGGAGGGGTACAGGAGATACCTTTACCCACTACTCCACCCGTCCTTTCTACCGACATGGCCTCTGTAACCCTATCCCAGGAAAAAGACCCACTGCCTCCACCCAAAAAGAAAGGTGGAATACCTATTTTTCCTCCAATGCTGACAGAACTGTTCAACAATGCTGGTAAAACAGCCATAAAGATAGAAAACAGTGATGACTCAGATGAGTCCTCTATAGGGAGTGATGTTATTTTTATATCCATTGAGAACCCCTGGGAGGCAAGGCCTGCTGTTGTCTTATCTTCAGATGAGGAAGGAGAACAAAACAATCAGCATACCTCTAAGACTGAAAGGAAAAAAGACAGACTGAAGCATGATGATAGGAATTCAACCTCGTCCAAAAGATCACGGTCCAGGCATGAGCGCCACCACCACAGGTACGAAATATCTAGCAGCCGCTCAAGGTCCAGAGAAAGAAGCCATGCCCATCATCCTAAAAAGCGCCACAAGAAACACAAATCCCGAGAATATGAACGATACAGATCTAGGTCACGTTCCCGTGAGAGACATGGTTATCATCCGGAaccaaattattataattattatgacAGTAGATTCTATTCCAGCAGTCGTCCATCTTATGAAGACGAATACTATTCAAGGATGTCAAGACCAAGACTTGTAGATGATAGGCGAGACTGGGACTATGGCCGTTCATATAGTAGGGTGATTGAAGCTGAATATGATCGTCCCAAGAAGTATGCTTACAGATCCAGTAGTGAGGATTCATACTCCCATAGAAGCAAGAAGTTTAAAAAGGCaaagaaacataaaaaacaCAAGAAGCATAAAAAACATAAAGCAACATACATTTCATCCGATTCTGATTTTGATATCATAGCAGTAGGGAGGCCTAAACCAGCACCTGTTGAAGCTCAAGAAAGGCAAGACACTGCTGAAAAAACCTCAAGTTCTGCATTTGAATCAGGGAAATATAAAAAGCACCCAACAGGACACAAGAAGAAGACCTCCTCTACAGTTCCTGAGAGTTCTACAAGGCGGGAGACATCAGTTGCGTGTGGACACGCCCCCACAAGCCCTCCAGATGAAGGGATCATTCAGGAGATCTCGGAGGGGAACCTCTGTTTGAGTCCAATCTCGGATGGTTCCACCGACTCCCAGATGAACCTGCTGCATCAAACCGCTGTCTCTGAGGGGTCCTCTAGCAAGCCATCTACCTCCCAGCCCAACAACAAGGGTCAGTCACCAGTGAACACCTCCATCAACAATTACTTGTCTGACATTTCAGACGGCGCCTCCGAAGAGG ggtTTGATCCGTGTACAAACAATGTTGTCCTCGGGAACCAGGAGAGCCGGTGTCCGTCTGTTTCGATGTCTGGGAACGGCCTATGTGACAGATTTATATCAGAGGGGTGGTACAGGGTGGACGACGGCGCCGATATCCCGACCTCCTGTCCCAGTCCCTTCCAATGTAACACACAGTACCCTGTCTGGATGCTAG GCACCGTCCCGACGGTTGCTGACGGTGAGGTACAGCGGAATGCATGTATGTCCAGTACACAGGGATGCTGCTCTCTGTTTTGGACTATCAAAGTCAAAAACTGTGGCAGTTACCGGGTCTACTTCCTGAGACAGACGGATTCCTGCCCCATTGCTTACTGTTTCG AGAAGAAAACATACAGCACAACTACACTGGACTCATCAGAAGAATCTTCGGCCTCGTCTTCATTGCAGGACGTGACGTCAACCAGTATGGAGAACTCTGAGAGTGTGACCCAGGAAGGCATGACCTCAAACGAGACAGATACAGATGGAATATTATCGCCCTTATCATCTATTTCCAAACAACCTTCAAcgacaaacaaacaaacag ATGTGGTGAGCACTCCATATGATGAGGTCAATATAACATCACCAACAAGTTCTCCTGACGTCACGCACTCACAAG TTGTAGAGGAGGACTCCCCAGATGTACTCATATATGTTCTAGTAGCTGTTGTGGGAGTGTTGTGCCTAATTATAACTGTTATCATTCTCTTTCTGTGGATATCTAGGAG AGATGGACGTGTTATCAAAAGGAAAGAtagtaaaaataaacaacaagaAACAACAAAACCGTCAAATTATTACAGCGACCTGCCCGATTCCGAGACTATCTATTACTACATTGATCAGGCCAAGGAAACCGAAAACAACGCAGAAAACGAGAAAAGAGCCTCAGCACAAGATCGGAACATGTATCTTGACGCAATTCAATGTCCGGTCTTAACCGATGAGTTCAGATACGACGAAGCAAAAGAAGTTGAGGAAATCAATGTCCTCAACATGGGTCTTGAAAACAAGGAAATGTATCTGAAAATGGGATCGGGCAGCACAAAAATGTACCTTGACATGGGTTCAGAGAGAAGAGATGTGTATCAGGAATTTAACCGAAGATCGTTGCAAGCATCATCtggaaatgacgtcatcgaaAGGACCGCAGATACAGGAGTCAACCCATACGAATGTCCCGGTAAAGTTGAGGAAAACCATGAGTATGCCAGTCTACCGAACGGAAATTCAGGATGCAGTAATGCCGCTTATGAGGCAGAACAGCACGACAAAATATGGGATTCTCCAGTAGAAAGTGGGAGTCGATTATCATCTGTATCATATGATGATGTCAACTTTGACGTTACAAATGACGTCAGAACTTAA
- the LOC128166131 gene encoding DNA excision repair protein ERCC-6-like 2, giving the protein MFKPLSGSEGKKWLEEKYAELDCDIDGDCKGVQSKDDKTNADTEKTWSKCSSRDKSSNADQQWRERKHTSIKFSSPRKRNRQRELSPDVEIIEEDKDNVGNESMFKPFSGSEEAKRLEVKYSEVFEENDDYSITSDDLPEIYTPKKPRLTFLSTKKSPEQSKKASRGKSKKFDAPQPPPKKKQNYGGHDFSSDSESDRDERFTNIKHTENNTNKDRRAEGLTAGINCPITDKEASPLTEGYNEEDFEKPKFKGRTPSAAKVPFKLSSSANDRQVEVPAPLNQYLRDYQREGIQFLYDHYREGEGAVLGDDMGLGKTVQVIGLLAALLGKKCNKTDIKKQKPKFIREMSDGSLEEKIPEDTYKCRPFLIIGPGSVLYNWMDELEAWGYFSVGKYHGSEKAECLSKLSKQSLEVVVTTFETFRENTDELNSVKWEAVIADEVHRIKGLQAQVTQALRTIRTRRRYGLTGTALQNNMTELWSILDWVQPGCLGNIDTFTAEYVVPIETGQKQDASKRELATARKAKEKFASIRNKIMIRRTKQLIADQLPKKDDNVVFCRLSDLQEQVYRFILKHPGLVHVMSMDDPCHCGSGEPRKYCCKQVTKEVTVTGLQFIFMHLLLKVSNHAALLIESPHRQLSKFSKMICKAVFAKFPQFFSDTKESAFRTLSDPKYCGKMKILQKLLKVFQKDHSKVLIFSYSTRVLDIIDQYLITTGYEYRRLDGSTSMAKRMVLVREFNRDPNIFLFLISAKAGGLGLNLTGANRVIIFDPSWNPTNDLQAQDRAYRIGQWRDVHVYRLISAGTIEENIYLRQVYKQQLDSVVVGTENARRYFKGVAGNRKQYGELFGLKNMFQLHAGDSTRTMDILKKNENLEQSLTEFRIAEYVPGRGRIVSVEDSHLGDKSEDSQSEEEEEEDYLSRYLDLHHSDSEAEEVNSKMMEGHVSKKRASKGENSPIAQGTLAGDEDVLHVLKNRQIVGGSRAEDHMSRCAIQDVFELHQNSQAPAAFCQPLSEPESEEEIKEIKKPKSYSTTIGRNYVLVGQTPPAIRIKQFAEMVKFNKKQTMEKFAEEILRSSPDERRVLLKSYYMQVHPDVSPVFQEASVTTTPKSIAKKGNSSTAERQKRKKKAQILGDAIKVSPKQTATSVLEKEKCDRRDVKRSQPATEVKKNKTPLFVPSYVNEETLMETSPDSFEISTDDLLQEIYNQKEETAAKEKEEREMKQEKEGPNTSVLDELFSPSLMERIKRKPAPKKGVHKKTGSDDLFSDSSSAKEDIEEVIRPDNTLKDDDFDCFSDPSRKKRKKSKAQMIVSRLIKESEDAYNQLPVVPIGSDLDEVDSCDRSPSLF; this is encoded by the exons ATGTTTAAACCTCTAAGTGGATCTGAGGGAAAGAAGTGGTTGGA GGAGAAGTATGCTGAGTTAGACTGTGACATTGATGGTGATTGTAAGGGGGTGCAATCAAAAGATGATAAAACTAATGCTGATACAGAGAAGACATGGTCTAAATGCAGTAG CAGAGATAAATCTTCTAATGCTGACCAACAATGGAGGGAGAGAAAACATACCAGCATAAAATTTAGTTCTCCAAGAAAGAGAAACAGACAGAGAGAACTTTCACCAG ATGTTGAAATTATTGAAGAAGACAAAGATAATGTTGGCAATGAGAGTATGTTTAAACCATTCAGTGGCTCGGAGGAAGCAAAACGACTAGA AGTCAAGTACAGTGAGGTTTTTGAAGAGAATGATGACTATAGTATAACAAGCGATGATTTACCTGAAATCTACACCCCTAAGAAACCCAGACTGACCTTTCTATCAACAAAGAAATCACCAGAGCAATCCAAGAAAGCTTCCAG AGGCAAATCTAAGAAGTTTGATGCTCCACAGCCTCCCCCCAAAAAGAAGCAGAATTATGGTGGTCATGACTTCAGCTCTGATTCTGAGAGTGATAGAGATGAAAGATTTACAAACATAAAACACACTGAAAACAATACCAATAAAGATAGGAGAGCTGAAGGTCTCACTGCTGGAATAAATTGTCCCATTACTGATAAGGAGGCCAGTCCTCTCACTGAAG GTTACAATGAAGAAGATTTTGAGAAACCAAAATTTAAAGGCAGAACCCCCTCAGCAGCAAAAGTTCCATTCAAGTTGTCTTCCTCGGCTAATGATAGACAAGTTGAG GTACCTGCCCCCCTAAACCAGTACCTGAGGGACTACCAGAGAGAGGGAATCCAGTTCCTGTACGACCATTACAGGGAGGGCGAGGGGGCGGTGCTCGGGGATGACATGGGACTGGGGAAAACAGTACAG GTTATTGGATTGCTGGCAGCTCTACTTGGGAAAAAGTGCAATAAGACAGATATAAAGAAACAAAAGCCAAAGTTCATCAGAGAG ATGTCAGATGGAAGTCTAGAGGAGAAGATCCCAGAAGACACATACAAGTGTCGACCATTTCTGATCATTGGTCCAGGAAGTGTTCTCTATAACTGGATGGATGAACTGGAGGCCTGGGGCTACTTCTCTGTGGG GAAATATCACGGCAGCGAGAAGGCAGAGTGTTTGTCCAAATTATCAAAGCAAAGCTTGGAAGTTGTTGTCACTACATTTGAAACGTTCAGAGAAAACACG GATGAGTTGAATTCAGTAAAATGGGAGGCTGTTATAGCTGATGAAGTACACAGAATCAAA GGCCTACAAGCTCAAGTAACACAGGCTCTTAGAACAATAAGAACTCGCCGTCGCTATGGACTGACAGGAACAGCCCTACAGAACAACATGACAGAACTCTGGAGCATACTGGACTG GGTTCAGCCAGGCTGTCTAGGCAACATTGATACTTTTACTGCTGAGTATGTGGTTCCCATAGAAACTGGTCAAAAACAGGATGCCTCAAAGAGAGAACTAGCAACAGCAAGAAAAG CTAAAGAGAAGTTTGCCTCAATCAGAAACAAGATCATGATTAGGAGAACCAAACAACTCATTGCTGACCAACTGCCCAAGAAAG ATGACAATGTGGTGTTCTGTCGACTAAGTGACTTGCAAGAACAGGTGTACCGGTTCATTCTTAAACACCCAGGTCTGGTTCATGTGATGTCCATGGATGACCCTTGTCATTGTGGTAGTGGGGAACCCAGGAAATACTGCTGTAAG CAAGTGACGAAGGAGGTGACAGTGACAGGGTTACAGTTTATCTTTATGCACCTCCTGCTGAAAGTCTCCAACCACGCTGCCCTGCTGATAGAGAGCCCTCACCGACAGCTGTCCAAGTTCTCCAAGATGATCTGTAAGGCCGTGTTTGCCAAGTTCCCTCAGTTCTTCAGCGATACCAAGGAATCGGCCTTCAGGACTTTGTCTGATCCCAAATACTGTGGCAAAATGAAG ATTCTGCAGAAATTACTGAAAGTCTTCCAGAAGGATCACAGCAAGGTTCTGATCTTCTCCTACAGCACCAGG GTACTGGACATCATTGACCAGTATTTGATCACTACTGGATACGAGTATAGACGTCTAGATGGCAGCACCAGTATGGCCAAACGTATGGTGCTGGTCCGAGAATTTAATAGAGATCCCAATATCTTCTTGTTCCTTATCTCAGCAAA AGCTGGGGGATTAGGCTTGAATCTGACAGGCGCAAACCGAGTTATTATATTTGACCCCAGTTGGAATCCCACTAATGACCTTCAAGCCCAGGACAG GGCCTACAGGATTGGGCAGTGGCGAGACGTCCATGTGTACAGGCTGATATCGGCAGGTACTATCGAGGAAAACATATACCTGCGACAGGTGTATAAACAG CAATTGGACAGTGTTGTGGTTGGAACAGAGAATGCTAGGAGATACTTTAAGGGTGTTGCTGGGAACAGGAAGCAATATGGAGAGCTGTTTGGGTTAAAGAACATGTTCCAACTCCACGCGGGAGATAGCACTAGAACCATGGACATACTGAAG AAAAATGAGAATTTGGAGCAGAGCTTGACAGAGTTCAGGATTGCCGAATATGTGCCTGGTCGAGGTCGCATAGTCAGCGTGGAAGACAGCCATCTGGGAGACAAGAGTGAAGATTCTCAGTCAGAGGAGGAAGAGGAAGAAGACTACCTGTCTAGATATCTGGATTTACATC ATAGTGATAGTGAGGCAGAGGAGGTCAACAGTAAAATGATGGAGGGTCATGTTTCCAAAAAAAGAGCAAGTAAGGGAGAGAACTCTCCCATTGCACAAGGAACTCTAGCAG GAGATGAAGATGTTCTCCATGTGTTAAAAAATCGACAAATTGTGGGAGGGAGTCGGGCAGAGGACCACATGTCACGCTGCGCCATACAGGATGTGTTCGAGCTCCACCAGAACTCCCAGGCACCAGCTGCATTTTGTCAGCCTCTGTCTGAG CCTGAAAGTGAAGAAGAgattaaagaaattaagaaaCCTAAATCCTATTCAACCACGATTGGAAGGAACTATGTTCTTGTAGGTCAAACTCCACCAGCTATTAGAAT AAAACAATTTGCGGAAATggtaaaatttaataagaagCAAACAATGGAGAAGTTTGCTGAAGAGATTTTGAGATCTTCCCCTGATGAAAGGAGAGTCTTGTTGAAATCCTATTACATGCAGGTACATCCTGATGTTTCTCCAGTCTTCCAGGAAGCATCGGTTACCACAACGCCAAAAAGTATCGCAAAGAAAG GTAATAGTTCTACAGCTGAGAggcagaaaagaaaaaagaaagccCAAATTCTTGGTGATGCAATCAAAGTATCCCCCAAACAAACAGCAACCAGTGTATTAGAGAAAGAGAAATGTGATAGGAGAGACGTGAAGAGATCACAGCCAGCCACAgaagttaagaaaaataaaaccccaTTATTTGTTCCAAGTTATGTTAATGAAGAAACTTTAATGGAAACATCCCCTGACTCGTTTGAAATCAGTACAGATGATCTCCTGCAAGAAATATACAATCAAAAAGAGGAAACAGCAGCCAAGGAGAAAGAAGAAAGAGAAATGAAACAAGAGAAGGAAGGACCAAACACATCTGTTTTGGATGAACTCTTTTCACCATCCTTGATGGAAAGGATCAAACGAAAACCCGCTCCCAAGAAAGGTGTTCACAAAAAAACGGGGTCAGATGACCTGTTTTCGGATTCTTCTTCAGCCAAAGAAGACATCGAGGAGGTGATTCGACCAGACAATACGCTGAAGGACGATGACTTCGACTGTTTCTCTGATCCGTCaaggaaaaaaaggaaaaagtcaaAAGCCCAAATGATTGTGTCTAGACTGATAAAAGAAAGTGAGGACGCATACAATCAGCTGCCAGTGGTTCCCATTGGAAGTGACCTTGATGAGGTGGACTCTTGTGATAGATCACCAAGTCTCTTCTAA